AATATGAATGCCTACACACAtaccaaatttatttttcattttctcttTGTTAAGAATTCTATTCCTGCTTAATTCACCTTGCTTCAAACCATTTTCATTGTCCAATTCAATAATTTCCTCTGAAATTTTATTACTTATGCCCTTTTTCGGATTTTCTTGCAGATTCTGTTTTTGTAAAGTAGAATCTCGTTTTTCAAGTACTCTTTTGCTTGTACTTGCCAAATGGATCGAATCCGAAATTTCAAAGCAGTCATCATCTTCATTCTCAACTTCATCATTACGAGGAGGCTGTTGATCATTGCTCAGTTCATGATCCGGATATTCAATCTCACAAGTAGTCATGTTAAATATACGAACATTGAAATTCGACATACCCTTGTACTTGAATACTAGCAAGAATCCGTAACAGATAGcataatattcaaaaaattgaTGCAAAACTTTACCATCGAACCAAATGTCGTTCTTCATTTCTCCTCTAGTTACTTTTCACATTCCAAACTCGACCATTCGGTAACAAAAGCTTAACCACATCAAGAAGTTCATCCCCACATTTCCTCGCAAACTTCAATGGAAGCTTCTGCAACAAGTACTTAAGTTAAAAGATCGAAAACATGAGCATAGagtatacaaattgaatatcttaCTTTTCAAGAAGGGATAACTAAGATATTCAAGATTGTATATTTACggagattttttattttatgcgTATAAATTCAGAAGATAATGTGTTTGTACCAGATTCTTGTTTTCGATGGTACTTGGAAGTATTATCTTGAAGAACCACTCCCTAGTGGCTGAGTGCCGCCGCCGGAGTTCTCTTGGCCGGAGACGCATAATTCTATAATGTTTTGGTTGgaaaacattttttatatagGAGTTAACTCTTGTTGAATGCAACGTATTAAACTTAATTACATTGAACTGtagaaaaatcaaattgaaagaaATGAATTCTCTCAAATTTATGAGCAATCGAAATAGTATTGTATACAGAAAATAACTCTAATGCTGAAATTAAGTGAATGAAATGAATTTTCTCATATTGGTAGTTTCAGTTTCTTAATTTTTGACTAAATTCAGTCACCTTAATATGCAGTTATTGTATTTTAGAGTCCAAGTTTTTTCTGAAACTGATAAGTTATGCATTATGTGCACTGTTAACTGATAGAAAATGCATAAATTAGGCTAATCAAGCAATATCTGATCGGTATTAAGAATTTATAAAGGTCTCGATATCTCAGAGTCCATTATTATATAAGAAAAATTgcataaattattgtaaattttaGAACAGATCAACAaataatattatgttttaaagcAAATAATGCTGTTTCAGAAGAATAACAGCTACGCAAAATGCAGAGTTCTGCTTCCAGTACAACTTTGTAATCTGATTCATAGACTCATGCATCAAATATTGAAGCTTTAAACACAAAATTCTTGGAATCAATCAGCTCAAAAACACACGCATCGCCCACGGACAGACCATTGTCTTTCGAAAAGCGACCCAACCCTTGGGTGAAAATTATCCCCTGCTCTCTCCGGCATATTCTAACTAACCACTCCTTTCGACCTCCTTTTCCATCAGATGTTTGAATCCTCACGTTGTCTCTAGAAATCTTGTACATATACTTGTTGTAAAATTCAGCAGGTATGTACTGCATTCAATCAAGATTACAAAATCTATCTCTCAAATCCCGaaactcaaaataaaagaaCGGAATTTCTTGAGCATCAATATATAGGAATTTCTTACCAAGCTACACTTATTCTGTAGCGTTCTGATGACGGTCATGAAAGCAGGACTTGTTCGCTTGTATCTTTTCGCTGCGTCTACTGCCCTCTTGCTTTCCGGAGACAAATTTAAGTAGATGCTCTCGAAATTTTTCGAGACTATGAGTTCTGCTTCTTTTTCACATGCTGAAGATTCATTTTCATCTATAATATAAACAGAATTCAGAAACAGAattcaaactaaaataaaaacaaaaacagaaatTATTTGAACCGTTTCCTTCACCTGAATCTGTTTCCTCTTTTTCAATCTTGCACTTTTTTTCCATACCTATAGACTTTTTTCGCTTGCACTTCACATAATCATCACCAGCAGCAACTCTTTTGCCATGTTTCTTAGTTCTTTGATTCATGTAAGATCTAAACTTATTTTTCCTTTTCGAAGATTTCTTCCTATCTTCATCACCACCTATAGGTTCttgatcatcatcatcatcacttgTAAATTCTTGGTCATCGTCATTTGAACCATTTTTCGTAGTAGCCTTTTTGCGGTTGCTCTTCATGATATTTGGTGATCGATAATCATCACGAGTAGCAACTCTTTTGCCATCTTTGTTAGTTCTTTGACCCACCGAAGacttaaacttatttttcttctttaagAAACCTTTTCtatcttcatcatcatcatcaccgtCTGAAGTTTCttgatcatcatcatcatcatcagatGTAGTTTCTTGATCATCATCAGTCTCCTCATTGTTACAGAACCGAGTCTGTTTATGGCTGAAATGTTGCTTACTAAATTTGGTAACATTGCATGGGTATTCAATTTGAAGAAAAGCTTGAGAAGGATCAAATACGGCAACTTTAAAAAATGAGACACCTTTGTATGTGAATCCCATAATGAACCCTTTATGTATATAACCAAGTTCCACCAGTTTAGCAATGTCAATGCGAGCCTTTCGATTCTTCATATTTGATAATCCAACTCTCACTGAAAACCCATTTGGAAAACCAAGTGTAGCAAATTTACAGCTTCTAAATTCCTTGCGAAAACTCCTTGTAAAAAATGGAAGCATCTGTATAATCATTCAATTTAATTAGTGTTTTTAAGTTTCTAAACAGTATTAAAAACAGTTgaaatataaacaattaatgTTAGTTTATGCATGCATACCAGCCTTTTCTTTTGCATGCAACGTCGGTCTACATGTATCAAGAACTTCACTGGCAGCGGCTTTTTCGAAGGCATTGTCCTCTTCTTGACCGGCACCGGCCGGCACTGTTAGCTTCTAAGTTTAAAATGGAGAAAAGAAGGATTTGCTGGAATATTTTCTTCATTGAATCAATCTATTTTATAGAGCAATTACACAGCAAATAAAAGGTTCAAAACTGAATACTAATTATAAGAGTTGCATGCAAAGCAACTGACACAAGCAAAATAAACAACTTCAAGAAGTAATCTTCATGCAATGCTAAAGACAAAACTTGGTAGTCAGTAGCACACAAAAGATACACAAATCTGATATGAAATctttttagtttggtttaaataattattatttatagacaAACTTCTTAttctaaatgttttaaaatatgaattaagtttttattttgaattgtaTTGTGGTTAAtcttatttttcattaatttcaattttcaacTACTCTTACTCCCTCcgattcataatatttgtctcATTTGCCTTTagcacaagaattaagaaaacaattaatatgtcttaatttgtaaacacttttactaagttaaccttacattgaaacttgtttacatttatgactactatttttatttgtttattgtattctttcaataaattaatgggggACAAAgatggaaaaatagcaattaatgctcttttgatattataatatgacaaatattatggaccaaaataatttctcaaatgcgacaaatattatagacCGGAGGAAGTATTACTTTTCTTAATTATCATTAATAATCACTTTgttcaataaaatattaatcaatttatatttttaaaatttatttttaataccaTGAATTTATGGTTTCTTTTTCCAACACAATCTTCATATTccattttttccttttcaattagtaatatatttaaaatcggACCGAAAATCAAACCGGGTTCACAAGAATTCAAggttcgaccggttcaaccAGATTTGttcgaattttttaatttctaatgattataattatttaaattaaaaaatatataatctaaaatttgataaattaaaagtatgataaagtatttaaataatcttttttttaaattatgtgtGAAATATGATTACAAATgatcaatatttaaaagtatGTAGAATAGTTACTTAATAGgtgagaaaaaaatataatcttttGTTATATAATATGATAGTattattaatgataaaattGATATATGTGTGTGAGAAAGAATATGTAATATGTATGAGAGAATGTGTAAAAACAATAGAACAAAGATGACCTTACCCCCTCAACTTTGCACAAAGTattaaaaacgttaaaattaaaaaaacaaataggaTTTTACTATGAGGGAATTTCCTACACTTCACTATTtcctattttatttacaactttacattgttttttttttgtctttacttttttaacttttttttacgaaaaatacctttttttaatttcacaaataccttttttcactttttaatgatttattatctttttaatagattttttcttttgatatttttttttatttttctattgtgttttttagtgtaactatTATAGTGTATCTATTGAGTTTCTTTAATGtaattatagtgtttttatagtgtaacaataatGTATATGTACTATATTTTATAGcatttttatagtgtttttatagtgtatataataaaaacattgcaaatacaccataaacactgtaaatataccataaacactgcaaatacaccatagatATATGCTAAAAACAACAGAAATACATAAATTAGGCCAATCAAGCAATATCTGATCGGTATTAAGAATTTATAAAGGTCTCGATATCTCAGAGTCcattattataaaagaaaactACATAAATTATagtagtaaattttaaaaaagatcaACAcataatttcatcttttaaagCAAATTGTTGGTCCAGATGGCTTCTCAAGAGGGGGGGGGGAATTGAGAATTAAAAACTTTCGCAGAAATAGCTTATAAAAATATCTTGAAGCTAATATAAATATTGTTAAAGTTAAACTGGAAATAAACAGATAAACAGTAAATGAAGAACACTGAATTTTTATAGTGGTTCTGCAACTGCATACATCCACTCCCCAAGAAACACCTCTTGGGAATTCCACTATCCAGTTTCTTTTACAGGCAAGAAACAACAACCTTGGAATACAGAACTAAACACTACCCGTTCTAGTCTGATTTTCCAACCACTGGTTTTACCAAGATCCAGAAAACTTAAACCCAGTAAACTTATCACCTAGGTGTTTACAAAATCTTTgtgtttttgaaaaaacaaaccaaaaaagACGAACttcaaagaaaacaaaacccTAGCTCCTCTAGCTCCGGCCATGTCAACGCCGACCTTTCTTCAGGTGAACAGGAAACAGCAAGGTGATTCGTCTGTTACATCCCATGATCATCCAGCCGTTATCTACTTCGAAAACTACCCGGAGAATTGGTTCTATGATGACATTGAAAAGCTTTTTGCAAAATTTGATACCAAGGGAAAGGTAACCCTAGCACGAAGAAGAAATCGGTTAGAGAGGAAATTTGGATTTCTACGAATTGCTGATGACCGTAATGTTGAGAGGACACTACGCAAATTGAATCAGATTTTCATCGGACCTTGTAGGGTTAGGGCTTTCCGTGCCAAGTTCCCTAAACCCTCACCCCCTAAAACCATGCAGCGTGAAGTTATAGCAGCCCCAGCAAAGATCCCTATCAGCAGACCTTCATCTCCAAGATCACCTGCGATTCGCGATAACAGGTCTTATGCTCAAGTCGTCACTAATCCACCGCTGATCTTTGATGCCACCACGAGTATGCCAGACCATAAATTCAATGCCCTAGTTGTATCTGTTCTAAGCTTAGAAAAGCTGTTGAATATCAATGAATCCATGTTGGATTTGGAAATTGTTTTTGAATCAATTTCTTTCCTGGGAGGTACTTTCGTTTTGATTCGATTTCATTCGGAAGCTTACATGTTGCGTTTCAGAAGTGATTTCACGAAATATTCTGCTCTATTTTCAGCAATTATTCCTTGGGAGGAATACAGTCCATCGAATGAAAGATTTGTTTGGGTCTCCTTATCTGGCGTTCCGATTTCAGATTGGTCAGAAGAATTGTTTCTATTTATTGGAAATAGCTTGGGCAAAGCAATCGATGTTCACCCTTCAGTTCTTTCGAAAGATCGCATGGATTCTGGTTCAGTCCTAATTTCAGCAACATATTCATGTATTGAATGCATTATTCCAGTTATGATCAAGGACAAATCAGTTCTTATTCATGCCCATGAAACAGAGTTTCCGGTTGTTACGGCTAATTCCTCTGATACAGTCTCAGATTCAAATAACGACTCCAAGTCGTTCACCTCGTTCCCAGCAGTTATAAAATCACGTGACAAACCAGCAACAACTCCTTTGTCTTCAACAGCTCCTGATAGCCCATTATTCTCTTGGAACTTAAGAAATGTAACACACCGCAGTAAAAGCATTGCCCTCTCGCCATCCTCAGTTGCAGCAAACATGGGAGACAAACGAGATTCTCAATGCCCAAAAACAATTTTAGAAGCAGCCCTGACGTTTGAAACGGGAGTGAAGTTGGGCTTCTTTGATAGACAACATGAAGCTGGGATAGTGGAGCTGCTAGTTAAAGACATTATCAAGGATCCTATTAATCACTGTTGAAGTGATTTTCTTCGAGGTTTGCATATTTTTAATGATAAGCAcacttaattttattacttgGAATTGTCGTGGTGGTATTGGTCATTTTCGTAAGCAAAGAGCCATTCGCTCTTTTGTCTCTCATAATAACTTGGCTATTTTGGGATTGGTTGAAACCAAAAAAGAAACTATTGGTGATTTTTTGGTTAGGAAACTTTGGccgaattttgattttgattattgtATTACGGGCTCGAATGGTTCTTCAGAGGGATTGGCTTGTATTTGGAACTCAAATTTGATTACTCCAATCAGAATTGAGACTTCGGATAGATGGATTTCCATTGACTTCGATTGGTGCTCTTTACCAATCAGATTTATCGTAATCTATGCTCCTAATTGTCTGTTGGAGAGATCGATAATTTGGCTGAATATTATTAATGAATTTAATGGCAGCAGGGTGTGTTTTATTTCATGGGATTTTAATGAAATTCTTGATCCTTTAGAAAGGCTTAACTGTTCTTCTTTTTCAGATTCTATGCTTGCTTTCTCTCGCTTTATTAATGAGGCTCAGCTTATAGAGATTCCATTGCAAGGGCGTTTCTTTACTTGGCAGAACAGAATTTCTAAATCTACAATTGACAGGTGTTTTGCTTCACCTTAAGTTATAGACCATTGGCCGAATGGTAAGCTTCAAGCGTTGCCCCGTTCTTTCTCAGATCATGTGcctctatttttttcttttgttgctAAGTTTGATTGGGGTCCGAGGCCGTTTCGCTCTCTTAATGTGTGGTTGGATCATCCAGACTTCCTCTCCTTTCTGGACACTTGTTGGTTCACTCTTCGTGGTCATTATTCCTTGGTTAGGAAGCTTCGGGAGCTTCGAAAGCTTATTTATTTTTGGAATAAGAACATTTTTAGTGACTTGAATCAAAAGATTGATGCTGTAAATCACAACATTTTGGACATTGAAAATTCGGCAGATAATAGAGATTTGACGCATGACGACTTCTCCTCCCTTTCATTACTCCAAAATGAATTACTTGATCTTTCTAAGCAACTGGAAACTGTTTGGCTTCAGAAATCTAGGTTGAACTGGAATCTCTTAGGGGACAAGAACACATCATTTTTTCATTTGGCGGCCTCCATTCACGCTAAAACCAACCAGATTTCAGAGATAGTAATAGAAGGTATTTGTTATTCAGAACCTACGGATATAAAGACTAAGATCAGCTCTTATTATTGTAGTCTCTATAAAAGAGGTATCCCGGTTAGTTTTTCTCTCAGTTTCCTTCCATTCAAGTTTCTATCTGCAGCTCAAAGGGAAGATTTGACTTCGGTTTTTTCTTTAGAAGATTTAACTTCAGTTGTTATGCATTGTGATGATAACAAAGCTCCGGGTCCGGATGGGTTTaacatgtttttttataaacgTGCATGGCATCTTATGCGGGATGACATTTTCCAGCTCCTACAAGATTTTCATTATTCGGGTACCTTTCCTTCAGGGCTGAACACAGCTTTTTTGATCCTCATTCCGAAATTAAAAGGAGCTATCGACATAAAAGATTTCCGACCTATAAGTCTTATCAATGGAATCTTTAAGCTGCTCTCCAAGATTCTTGCGAATAGACTTGCCCCTCTTTTACCAACGATTATCTCCGAGAATCAATTTGGCTTCATCAAGGGCAGAAACATTCATGATTGCCATTCGATTGCTTCAGAGGTAATTCATCTTGTTTCTAGAAGCAAGGATCCGACGTTTCTAATCAAGCTTGATTTTCAGAAAGCATTCGATTGTATTTCTTGGGAATTTATCATGGAAGTTATGCAGCGTATGAACTTTAATAGTACTTGGATCCAATGGATTTCTAGTCTTTTGTCCTCCTCGCAGATGTCAGTTTTGGTTAACGGTTCCCCTTCAAACAATTTCTTTATGGAAAAAGGGGTAAGGCAGGGCGACCCTCTTTCTCCAATGCTTTTTGTTATTGCAACAGAGGGCTTTAAAGTTATCATGGATAAGGCTAAGGAGTTGGGGATGATTGAGGGTGTTCTAATTGATGGCTGTCAAGATTCGTTGTCTCTGTTGCAGTTTGCGGACGGCACTATTTTATTCCTTCCTAATGACTTGACTATGGTTCGCAATCTGCTCCGCATCCTCCGTTGCTTTGAGATAGTTTCTGGCTTGCATATAAACTATCAAAAAAGCTCTATCATAAGTTTGAATGTGTCTGATGAGGATATAGTGTCTGCCGCCTCTATTCTTAACTGCAATATTGACAAATTACCTATTACTTATCTTGGGTTACCTCTCTCCCGGAGAATTTTGGCTATGTCTCATTTCAGCCCAATCC
This window of the Mercurialis annua linkage group LG5, ddMerAnnu1.2, whole genome shotgun sequence genome carries:
- the LOC126681986 gene encoding uncharacterized protein LOC126681986; this encodes MRLRPRELRRRHSATREWFFKIILPSTIENKNLKLPLKFARKCGDELLDVVKLLLPNGRVWNVKIFKYKGMSNFNVRIFNMTTCEIEYPDHELSNDQQPPRNDEVENEDDDCFEISDSIHLASTSKRVLEKRDSTLQKQNLQENPKKGISNKISEEIIELDNENGLKQGELSRNRILNKEKMKNKFDGIAVLRGSEEIETEIFVSARLYRTLSTMSSEIRMAVDAATMCKPKNPTFLVIVLLHYLQDDKLIVPAGFARRYMKNVCEAVKVKDSEDREWTVRSNWQWRGGSLGLNGGWGKFFKDKNLRVGDESSNQKIYLNIATSLTPSVTLGETDKKCVNSYGNVRISHDDMIESCGHREFA
- the LOC126683104 gene encoding uncharacterized protein LOC126683104; this encodes MPSKKPLPVKFLIHVDRRCMQKKRLMLPFFTRSFRKEFRSCKFATLGFPNGFSVRVGLSNMKNRKARIDIAKLVELGYIHKGFIMGFTYKGVSFFKVAVFDPSQAFLQIEYPCNVTKFSKQHFSHKQTRFCNNEETDDDQETTSDDDDDDQETSDGDDDDEDRKGFLKKKNKFKSSVGQRTNKDGKRVATRDDYRSPNIMKSNRKKATTKNGSNDDDQEFTSDDDDDQEPIGGDEDRKKSSKRKNKFRSYMNQRTKKHGKRVAAGDDYVKCKRKKSIGMEKKCKIEKEETDSDENESSACEKEAELIVSKNFESIYLNLSPESKRAVDAAKRYKRTSPAFMTVIRTLQNKCSLYIPAEFYNKYMYKISRDNVRIQTSDGKGGRKEWLVRICRREQGIIFTQGLGRFSKDNGLSVGDACVFELIDSKNFVFKASIFDA